One window of the Anabaena sphaerica FACHB-251 genome contains the following:
- the rppB gene encoding two-component system sensor histidine kinase RppB yields MNQNQLFKLTRWRLALWYTGIMGVILSLCGFGLYEAIAHAHWVALNEELKSVAGTLHDSMEPTLKQPGKIETATKRLLPELCLAETDCLQKITTSSKQRHVLGALHQGDYYINLQDVSGKSVAIAGFPILTNQRYQKITLSLHTKDNRDWGNLIVERSLKDYDDYLAATRLILFLGLPFSMLLVGGASLWLAARAMQPVYTSYEQMQQFTADAAHELRTPLAAIQATVESALRSNQLSDVQARDILTRVERQNQRLSQLVKDLLLLSRMDQQALPLKYQECYLDDLVSDIAEEFAALAIAAEVQLKTEIRQEKIKVLGDEEQLYRLLSNLVVNAIQYTLAGGEVKIILDSNKHHAIIQVEDTGLGIAPEHQTQIFTRFWRVNSDRSRHTGGSGLGLPIANAIAIAHQGTLEVNSSLNKGSIFTLRLPY; encoded by the coding sequence ATGAATCAAAATCAACTTTTTAAATTAACAAGATGGCGTTTAGCTCTTTGGTACACTGGTATAATGGGGGTGATTCTGAGCTTATGTGGATTTGGTTTATATGAGGCTATAGCTCATGCTCATTGGGTAGCATTAAATGAAGAATTAAAATCGGTTGCGGGTACACTTCATGACAGCATGGAACCAACTTTAAAACAACCAGGAAAAATAGAAACAGCGACTAAACGACTTTTACCAGAATTATGTCTTGCAGAAACTGATTGTTTACAAAAAATCACCACATCATCAAAACAGCGCCATGTTTTAGGCGCACTGCATCAGGGTGATTATTATATTAATTTACAGGATGTTTCTGGAAAATCTGTTGCTATAGCTGGTTTCCCAATATTAACAAATCAACGTTATCAGAAAATTACTTTGTCTTTGCATACCAAAGATAATCGTGATTGGGGAAATTTAATCGTAGAACGTAGTCTGAAAGATTATGATGATTATTTAGCTGCTACCAGATTAATTTTATTTTTGGGATTACCATTTTCTATGTTATTAGTTGGTGGTGCTAGTTTGTGGTTAGCAGCAAGAGCCATGCAGCCGGTGTATACTTCTTATGAACAAATGCAGCAATTTACCGCTGATGCAGCGCACGAATTAAGAACACCTTTAGCTGCAATTCAAGCAACTGTAGAATCTGCCTTGAGAAGCAATCAATTATCGGATGTTCAAGCTAGGGATATTTTAACTCGTGTAGAGAGACAGAATCAGCGATTATCCCAATTAGTGAAAGATTTACTGTTACTTTCACGGATGGATCAACAAGCATTACCTTTAAAATATCAAGAATGTTATTTAGATGATTTAGTCAGCGATATTGCTGAAGAATTTGCCGCTTTAGCAATAGCCGCAGAAGTACAATTAAAAACTGAAATTAGACAAGAAAAAATCAAGGTCTTGGGTGACGAAGAACAACTTTATCGGCTTTTATCTAATTTAGTTGTCAATGCAATTCAATATACTTTAGCTGGAGGGGAAGTAAAGATAATTTTAGATAGTAATAAGCATCATGCAATAATTCAAGTAGAAGATACAGGTTTGGGAATAGCACCGGAACACCAAACCCAAATTTTTACACGTTTTTGGCGAGTAAATAGCGATCGCTCTCGTCATACAGGCGGTTCTGGTTTAGGATTACCTATAGCCAATGCAATAGCGATCGCACATCAAGGAACACTAGAAGTTAACAGCAGCTTAAACAAAGGTAGTATATTTACACTGAGATTACCTTACTGA
- a CDS encoding aromatic ring-hydroxylating oxygenase subunit alpha: MIDNNNILLRNLWYYALPSHLLKPGKMVSRIFLGEPVLLMRNQDGKVSAVRDICPHRAVPLSCGRFDGQEVECCYHGWRFDPAGKCVAIPSLLPEQNIDLHRFDVESYPIHETQGNIWIYMADGEKSQTHAEEKDVPVVPGFPEQQPHLVEVMRFPCFIDHAVTGLMDPAHSPYVHRVWWWRSGDLHEEVKQFDPSPYGFTVRRHKLSENMENMSRLYWLVGGGIPEVEISFRLPGVRIEEITFGKHRVCNLTAVTPISETETEVNFVLYGIPSWLRIFTPLIHILARKFLGQDRTVVEKQQIGLKYNPVLRLIKDSDMQAQWYYQLKREFARATSEKREFINPVKSLLLRWRA; this comes from the coding sequence ATGATAGATAACAATAACATCTTATTACGTAATCTTTGGTACTATGCACTACCTAGTCACCTTCTCAAACCAGGTAAGATGGTATCCCGAATTTTTTTAGGAGAACCCGTACTGCTGATGAGAAACCAAGACGGTAAAGTTTCCGCAGTGCGTGATATTTGTCCTCATCGTGCAGTACCCTTAAGTTGTGGTCGATTTGATGGTCAAGAAGTAGAATGTTGTTACCACGGTTGGCGCTTCGACCCCGCTGGAAAGTGTGTAGCAATTCCATCTTTATTACCAGAACAAAACATAGATTTGCACCGCTTTGACGTGGAATCATATCCCATCCACGAAACTCAAGGTAACATTTGGATATACATGGCCGATGGGGAAAAATCTCAAACCCATGCTGAGGAAAAAGACGTTCCGGTAGTTCCCGGTTTTCCTGAACAACAACCCCACTTAGTAGAAGTGATGCGGTTTCCCTGCTTTATAGATCATGCAGTCACAGGTTTAATGGACCCTGCACATTCTCCTTACGTGCATCGAGTATGGTGGTGGAGAAGCGGCGATTTGCATGAAGAAGTCAAGCAATTTGATCCTTCACCTTACGGCTTTACCGTCAGACGACATAAGTTGTCAGAAAATATGGAGAACATGAGCCGATTATATTGGTTAGTTGGTGGTGGAATTCCCGAAGTTGAAATTTCTTTTCGTTTACCTGGAGTCAGAATAGAAGAGATAACTTTTGGGAAACATCGAGTTTGTAATTTAACCGCAGTTACACCAATTTCCGAAACCGAAACAGAAGTAAATTTTGTGCTTTATGGTATACCTTCTTGGTTAAGAATATTCACACCTTTAATTCATATATTAGCCAGAAAATTTTTAGGTCAAGACCGAACAGTAGTAGAAAAGCAGCAAATTGGACTTAAATACAATCCAGTTTTACGACTAATTAAAGATTCAGATATGCAAGCACAATGGTATTATCAATTAAAACGAGAATTTGCCCGTGCGACATCTGAAAAACGAGAATTTATCAATCCTGTAAAAAGTCTATTACTGCGGTGGCGTGCTTAA
- the rbsK gene encoding ribokinase — protein sequence MTIIVFGSINIDLVATAPRLPIAGETLLGESFLQTPGGKGANQAVALAKLEIPTQMIGRVGADNFGIELIKNLQNSGVKTDNILIDKNVSSGIAVITVDKKGENHIIVIPGANGQVNQEDINRLHRLLPQATAVLLQLEIPIETVVAAAQAAKNANITVILDPAPAQSHLPDELYPLIDIITPNEIEASQLVGFPVNGEETAAKAAKILLQKGVKCAVIKLGSKGVYCASAEEAFFIPAFPVHAVDTVAAGDAFNGGLAAALFHKLPLHQAVVWGAAAGALATTKLGAQSSLPDKMTLEKFLG from the coding sequence ATGACTATTATCGTCTTTGGCAGCATTAATATAGACCTAGTAGCAACCGCCCCCCGCTTACCAATCGCTGGCGAAACATTGCTAGGAGAAAGCTTTTTACAAACACCAGGAGGTAAAGGTGCAAATCAAGCAGTTGCATTAGCAAAATTAGAAATTCCCACTCAAATGATCGGGCGTGTAGGTGCTGATAATTTTGGTATAGAACTAATTAAGAATTTGCAAAATTCCGGTGTAAAAACAGACAATATCTTAATTGATAAAAACGTCAGTTCTGGAATTGCTGTTATTACCGTTGATAAAAAAGGTGAAAATCACATAATTGTAATACCTGGTGCAAATGGGCAAGTTAACCAAGAAGATATAAACAGATTACACCGTTTATTACCACAAGCAACAGCCGTACTTTTACAATTAGAAATTCCTATTGAAACCGTCGTTGCAGCCGCTCAAGCCGCGAAAAATGCAAATATTACCGTCATTCTCGATCCCGCACCCGCACAATCTCATTTACCAGATGAACTTTACCCGTTAATAGATATTATTACACCCAATGAAATAGAAGCAAGTCAATTAGTAGGTTTTCCTGTCAATGGAGAAGAAACCGCAGCTAAAGCCGCAAAGATTTTATTACAAAAGGGTGTAAAATGTGCCGTTATCAAATTAGGCTCAAAAGGTGTTTATTGTGCCTCTGCGGAGGAAGCTTTCTTTATTCCAGCTTTTCCTGTTCATGCAGTTGATACCGTTGCAGCTGGTGATGCTTTTAATGGTGGTTTAGCAGCAGCACTTTTTCACAAACTCCCTTTACATCAAGCAGTGGTTTGGGGTGCAGCAGCAGGGGCTTTAGCAACTACAAAATTAGGGGCGCAGAGTTCTTTACCTGATAAAATGACTTTGGAAAAGTTTTTGGGTTAG
- a CDS encoding nucleoside deaminase has product MDEFMQAAISEAKQGRKEGGIPIGSVLVKDGKILGIGHNKRVQDGDPVTHAEIDCLRNAGRIGNYKGTTLYSTLMPCYLCAGAVVQFGIKKVIAGESKTFPGAKEFMVSHGVEVIDLNLDECEQMMSEFITEKPELWNEDIGN; this is encoded by the coding sequence ATGGACGAATTTATGCAAGCTGCAATTAGCGAAGCTAAACAAGGCAGAAAAGAAGGCGGAATTCCCATTGGTTCTGTTTTGGTCAAAGATGGTAAAATTCTCGGTATAGGACATAATAAACGGGTTCAAGACGGTGATCCTGTCACTCATGCCGAAATTGATTGTTTAAGGAATGCCGGCAGAATAGGTAATTATAAAGGTACAACATTATATTCTACTTTAATGCCATGTTATTTGTGCGCTGGTGCTGTCGTGCAGTTTGGGATTAAAAAAGTGATTGCAGGAGAATCAAAAACCTTTCCTGGTGCAAAAGAATTTATGGTTTCTCATGGTGTGGAGGTCATTGATTTAAACCTTGATGAATGTGAACAGATGATGAGTGAATTTATTACAGAAAAACCAGAATTATGGAATGAAGATATAGGAAATTGA
- a CDS encoding nucleoside hydrolase has translation MKKQLVLMDHDGGVDDYLATMLLLTMEHIELVGIVVTPADCYIQPAVSATRKIIDLMEFSHIPVAESTVRGINPFPRLYRRDSFIVDHLPILNQQETINTPLVAETGQDFMVRVLQEAPEPVTLMVTGPLTTVAVALEKVPEIEKKIAKIVWMGGALNVPGNVEKSLEMGQDGSAEWNVYWDAVSAAKVWKTQIEIIMCPLDLTNNVPVTSELVQKMGKQRNYPLSDLAGQCYALVIPQDYYFWDVLATAYLGKPEFYELREWETEVITHGLSQGRTKVVSSGRKIKAMDKVDKAAFYNYILQQWRR, from the coding sequence ATGAAAAAACAACTAGTATTAATGGATCATGATGGTGGTGTTGATGATTATTTAGCCACTATGCTGCTGTTGACAATGGAACATATCGAACTTGTCGGTATTGTCGTCACTCCCGCAGACTGCTATATTCAACCTGCTGTCAGTGCTACGCGCAAAATTATTGATTTAATGGAATTTTCTCATATTCCGGTCGCAGAAAGTACAGTTAGGGGAATTAATCCTTTTCCACGTCTTTATCGTCGTGATTCATTTATTGTTGATCATTTACCTATTCTCAATCAACAGGAAACAATTAATACTCCTTTAGTTGCAGAAACAGGTCAAGATTTTATGGTGCGGGTATTGCAAGAAGCACCGGAACCTGTAACGCTGATGGTGACAGGACCTTTAACAACTGTAGCGGTAGCTTTAGAAAAAGTACCAGAAATCGAAAAAAAGATTGCTAAAATTGTTTGGATGGGAGGTGCTTTAAATGTTCCTGGGAATGTAGAAAAAAGTTTAGAAATGGGACAAGATGGTTCTGCGGAATGGAATGTTTATTGGGATGCAGTTTCTGCCGCAAAAGTTTGGAAAACGCAAATTGAAATTATTATGTGTCCTTTAGATTTAACAAATAATGTACCAGTCACATCAGAGTTGGTGCAGAAAATGGGAAAACAACGTAATTATCCTCTTTCTGATTTAGCTGGACAATGTTACGCCTTAGTTATTCCCCAAGATTATTATTTTTGGGATGTTTTAGCAACAGCTTATTTAGGAAAACCTGAGTTTTATGAACTGCGAGAATGGGAAACAGAAGTTATTACTCATGGTCTGAGTCAAGGACGAACTAAAGTAGTTTCAAGTGGTAGAAAAATTAAGGCGATGGATAAAGTAGATAAAGCGGCTTTTTACAATTATATATTACAACAATGGAGAAGGTGA
- a CDS encoding type II toxin-antitoxin system RelE/ParE family toxin codes for MTFQVEITPIAEKQIEQSYRWYRERNPEFADSWFRGFMNSIATLQDKPNRCALAVEYEIFPEEVRQLLYGKSKNVYRVLFTIRDPIVSVLYVRHVAQAPMTMDDLED; via the coding sequence ATGACATTTCAAGTTGAGATTACTCCTATTGCTGAAAAGCAAATTGAACAATCATATCGCTGGTATCGAGAACGTAACCCTGAGTTTGCTGATAGCTGGTTTCGAGGATTCATGAATTCTATTGCTACTTTACAAGATAAACCTAATCGTTGTGCTTTAGCAGTTGAATATGAGATTTTTCCAGAAGAAGTTCGTCAATTGCTTTATGGTAAATCTAAGAATGTTTACAGAGTGCTATTTACAATTCGAGATCCTATAGTCTCTGTTTTATATGTTCGTCATGTTGCTCAAGCACCTATGACTATGGATGATTTAGAAGATTAA
- a CDS encoding NUDIX hydrolase: protein MSNLQKWEVLNSQMLINHPFCQVRRDVVKLPNGKVIDDYFVNIKPDIALILPVTNNQEVVFVRQYRHAVGEFFIELPAGRFYPGEESAEAAALRELREETGYVAENLRKIGTLNDNPSKDTNQTHLFLAENVVKVGEQKNLDVTEEIEVILIPINAIYEKIITGEISVAGTVAALFLGLNFTGWNKK from the coding sequence ATGAGTAATTTACAAAAGTGGGAAGTTTTAAATTCACAAATGTTAATTAATCATCCTTTTTGTCAGGTACGACGGGATGTAGTTAAGTTACCTAATGGTAAGGTTATAGATGATTATTTTGTCAATATTAAACCTGATATTGCTTTAATTTTACCAGTGACTAATAATCAGGAAGTTGTGTTTGTTCGTCAGTACAGACACGCTGTAGGTGAGTTTTTTATTGAACTTCCCGCAGGACGTTTTTATCCAGGTGAAGAAAGTGCTGAAGCAGCAGCGTTGAGGGAATTAAGGGAAGAAACAGGTTATGTTGCTGAAAATCTCCGAAAAATTGGTACTCTTAACGATAATCCCAGTAAAGATACTAATCAAACTCATTTATTTTTGGCTGAAAATGTGGTGAAGGTGGGAGAACAGAAAAATCTTGATGTTACTGAAGAAATTGAGGTAATTTTAATTCCTATAAATGCGATTTACGAGAAAATTATTACAGGAGAAATTTCTGTTGCGGGAACAGTAGCGGCACTGTTTTTGGGGTTGAATTTTACTGGTTGGAATAAAAAGTAA
- a CDS encoding dipeptide epimerase has translation MKILINLFTVNKRFPLTISRGTTAQTTNIRVKIIENGIEGWGEASPFGVGNHRQTTDIITEALQKIAPVLESFNPWQHQEIEAVLAQFKIPSAAKAALDMALYDWMGKSLGLPVWQLLGLNRNAIAPTSVTIGINSPEGAAARTKDWLKYMDVRLLKVKLGSTEGIEADRKMLLAVRETAPEIDLFVDANGGWSLADAIAMSLWLADLGIQYIEQPLPRGQETHLATLKEHSPLPIFVDESCFISADIPQLADYVDGVNIKLMKSGGLSEALRMVYTAKAHGLKVMFGCYSDSSLANTAASHIAPLADYLDLDSHLNLIDDPFIGASVKQGRVLPNDLPGLGVQYSASAT, from the coding sequence ATGAAAATACTTATCAACTTATTTACAGTTAACAAAAGATTTCCCCTAACCATTAGTAGAGGAACAACAGCCCAAACTACAAATATCAGAGTCAAAATTATCGAAAATGGCATTGAAGGATGGGGAGAAGCATCACCCTTTGGTGTTGGTAATCACCGCCAAACTACGGATATAATTACCGAAGCATTGCAAAAAATTGCCCCTGTGTTAGAATCATTCAACCCTTGGCAACATCAAGAAATCGAAGCAGTTTTAGCACAATTTAAAATTCCTTCCGCAGCCAAGGCCGCATTGGATATGGCGCTGTATGATTGGATGGGTAAAAGTTTGGGTTTACCAGTATGGCAACTTTTGGGACTGAATAGAAATGCGATCGCACCAACTTCGGTGACAATTGGTATTAATTCTCCAGAAGGTGCAGCTGCTAGGACGAAAGACTGGTTAAAATATATGGATGTGCGGCTGTTAAAGGTAAAATTAGGTTCGACCGAGGGAATAGAAGCAGACAGAAAAATGCTTTTAGCTGTGCGAGAAACAGCACCAGAAATAGATTTATTTGTAGATGCTAACGGAGGTTGGAGTTTAGCAGATGCGATCGCTATGTCTCTTTGGTTAGCAGATTTGGGTATACAGTATATAGAACAGCCATTACCACGAGGTCAAGAAACACATTTAGCAACCCTGAAAGAACATTCACCTTTACCCATCTTTGTTGATGAAAGTTGCTTTATTAGTGCTGATATTCCCCAATTAGCTGATTATGTAGATGGGGTTAATATTAAACTGATGAAATCTGGGGGTTTAAGTGAAGCTTTAAGAATGGTATATACAGCCAAAGCTCATGGTTTAAAAGTGATGTTTGGCTGTTATTCGGATAGTTCTCTGGCTAATACAGCAGCTTCACACATTGCACCTTTAGCTGATTATTTAGACTTAGATAGTCACCTAAATTTAATTGATGATCCTTTTATCGGTGCATCAGTGAAACAAGGACGAGTTTTACCTAACGATTTACCAGGTTTGGGAGTACAATACAGTGCGTCTGCCACTTAA
- a CDS encoding DUF1611 domain-containing protein, which yields MRLPLNKKIAILLHEGLSGTQGKTGLSILRYSEAPIVAVVDRESVGKSVPELTGIKRDVPVVASVATALQYKPEVLVIGIAPKGGIIPDNYWTDIKDALKGGMSLVNGLHTPLASIPELNALLKPGQFIWDVRKEPANLDIASGLARNLPCRRVLTVGTDMAIGKMSTSLELHWAAKLRGWRSKFLATGQTGLMLEGDGVALDAVRVDFAAGAVEQLVMRFGKNYDILQIEGQGSLLHPGSTATLPLIRGSQPTHLVLVHQAGQTHNRNNPHVPIPPLPEVIKMYEIVACAAGAFGKVPVAGIALNTRHLDESAAKEAIAQIITETDLPCTDPVRFGGGLLLDAVMRS from the coding sequence GTGCGTCTGCCACTTAATAAAAAGATAGCAATTCTATTACATGAAGGACTGAGTGGAACTCAGGGAAAAACAGGTTTATCAATTTTACGCTACAGTGAAGCCCCTATTGTTGCAGTTGTAGATCGGGAATCCGTGGGTAAATCTGTACCAGAGCTAACCGGTATCAAGCGTGATGTACCTGTTGTGGCATCTGTGGCCACAGCTTTACAGTACAAACCGGAAGTTTTAGTAATTGGTATTGCTCCCAAAGGTGGGATCATACCTGATAATTACTGGACTGATATCAAAGATGCGCTGAAAGGGGGAATGTCTTTGGTGAACGGCTTACACACACCTTTAGCTAGTATACCAGAATTAAATGCACTCCTGAAACCAGGACAGTTCATTTGGGATGTCCGCAAAGAACCAGCTAACTTAGATATAGCTTCGGGGTTAGCACGAAATCTTCCCTGTCGTCGGGTGTTGACGGTGGGAACGGATATGGCTATTGGTAAGATGTCTACTAGTTTAGAACTACATTGGGCTGCAAAGTTGCGCGGTTGGCGTTCTAAATTTTTGGCAACTGGTCAAACCGGGTTAATGTTAGAAGGGGATGGGGTAGCGTTGGATGCTGTGCGGGTGGACTTTGCTGCTGGTGCTGTGGAACAGTTAGTGATGCGTTTTGGGAAAAACTACGATATTCTGCAAATTGAAGGACAAGGTTCTCTGTTACATCCTGGTTCTACTGCAACTTTACCTCTAATTCGTGGTTCTCAACCAACACATCTGGTATTAGTTCATCAAGCAGGACAAACTCATAACCGTAATAATCCTCATGTACCTATTCCACCACTACCAGAAGTAATTAAGATGTATGAAATAGTAGCTTGTGCTGCGGGTGCTTTTGGTAAAGTTCCTGTAGCGGGAATAGCTTTGAATACCAGACATTTAGATGAATCTGCGGCCAAAGAGGCGATCGCTCAAATCATAACCGAAACAGATCTACCTTGTACAGACCCCGTGCGCTTTGGTGGTGGGCTACTGTTGGATGCAGTGATGCGAAGTTAG
- a CDS encoding glycosyltransferase family 4 protein: MKNAYTNSKRILFLHPNFPAQFRHLATALAKDDNYQVVFGTNRQEGTIPGVFKAIYEPSRTAAPQTHHYVRNLENAVLTGQGVYRIAEQLKAQGFIPDIIYGHSGWGPTLFMKEIFPKAELLCFFEWFYHARGSDADFDPSEPLSADDLCRIRVKNSPILIDLYSCDRGLSPTNWQRQQFPPEYHSKITVCHDGIDTNYFQPNPGAKLVLPRINLDLSHVSELVTYVGRGMEPYRGFPQFMEAVALIQQQRPNCHVVVVGEDRVAYGKTLADGKTYKQLMLEKLDLDLSRLHFTGLLPYHEYLQVLQASSAHIYLTRPFVLSWSMMEAMSTGCLLIASNTPPVLEMIRDGKNGLLVDFFSPQQIVDKVNEALDNSQDMMAIRTAARKTIVKNYDLETLLPQHLDWLLGKKTSLKSHGFGR, encoded by the coding sequence ATGAAAAATGCTTACACAAACTCTAAACGCATTTTATTCTTACATCCTAACTTTCCCGCCCAATTTCGCCACCTAGCCACAGCTTTAGCAAAAGATGATAATTACCAAGTTGTGTTTGGTACTAATCGTCAGGAAGGAACAATACCAGGTGTATTTAAAGCTATTTATGAACCTTCCCGTACAGCAGCACCCCAAACTCATCATTATGTCCGCAATTTAGAGAATGCAGTTCTCACAGGACAAGGTGTATATCGAATCGCTGAACAACTTAAAGCACAGGGTTTTATACCTGATATCATTTACGGTCATTCTGGTTGGGGTCCGACTTTATTTATGAAAGAAATTTTCCCCAAAGCCGAATTATTATGTTTCTTTGAATGGTTTTATCATGCTCGCGGTTCTGATGCTGATTTTGATCCCAGTGAACCACTCAGCGCCGATGATCTATGTCGAATTCGTGTAAAAAATTCACCAATTTTGATTGATTTATATAGTTGCGATCGCGGACTTTCTCCTACTAATTGGCAACGTCAACAATTCCCACCAGAATATCACAGTAAAATTACTGTTTGTCACGATGGTATTGATACTAATTATTTTCAACCCAATCCAGGTGCTAAATTAGTTTTACCTCGCATTAATCTTGACCTTTCCCATGTCTCAGAATTAGTAACCTATGTAGGCAGGGGGATGGAACCTTATCGGGGTTTTCCCCAGTTTATGGAAGCGGTAGCACTAATTCAACAACAACGCCCAAATTGTCATGTTGTAGTTGTGGGAGAAGATAGGGTCGCTTATGGTAAAACTCTTGCTGATGGTAAAACTTATAAACAGTTAATGTTAGAAAAGTTAGATTTAGATTTATCGAGATTACACTTTACAGGTTTACTACCTTACCATGAATATCTGCAAGTTTTACAAGCTTCTTCAGCCCATATTTATTTAACTCGTCCTTTTGTTTTATCCTGGTCAATGATGGAAGCAATGTCAACAGGATGTTTGTTAATAGCTTCTAATACTCCACCAGTATTAGAGATGATTAGAGATGGAAAAAATGGACTGCTGGTAGATTTCTTTTCTCCCCAACAAATTGTAGACAAGGTAAACGAAGCTTTGGATAATTCTCAAGATATGATGGCTATTCGTACAGCAGCACGAAAGACAATAGTGAAAAATTATGATTTAGAAACATTATTACCACAGCATTTAGATTGGTTGTTGGGTAAGAAAACTTCTCTAAAATCTCATGGGTTTGGTAGGTAG
- a CDS encoding (2Fe-2S) ferredoxin domain-containing protein — protein MLNFTTEYQPDATKCVQVCQHRSCRKQGAGKVLAAFQMLPVPDVTVTASGCLGQCGNGPMVLVLPDMVWYCRVLPQEVPLLVEKHLLGGQRVQKMLYHRFHHQG, from the coding sequence ATGTTAAACTTCACAACCGAATATCAACCAGATGCAACTAAATGCGTGCAGGTATGTCAACATCGCTCTTGTAGAAAACAAGGAGCAGGAAAAGTTTTAGCGGCTTTTCAGATGTTACCAGTTCCTGATGTGACAGTTACAGCTAGTGGCTGTTTAGGACAATGTGGTAATGGACCAATGGTGCTAGTGTTACCCGATATGGTCTGGTATTGCCGAGTTTTACCTCAAGAAGTACCACTACTAGTGGAAAAACATTTATTAGGTGGTCAAAGAGTTCAAAAGATGCTTTATCATCGGTTTCATCACCAAGGATAA
- a CDS encoding DUF5331 domain-containing protein gives MDIQKLRQSLKLKWLSYCEENRPWLVKMRIWRSYDGVRRPSSGYILATLSVLEPQLKQILPFILDLNNNPDQIVAALGLHFNPEEELRLLKLQRASAKNQIVSKPPVKNSSVNTLSTQSHRQSYLNIQVCEKPPTIPSQENKQVLLGITPGVEQKRQSVSVIAVATPVRYHSSSKLLSGFGETPSPTNKLASGRSLTMTTQVSTQNKESNENCKFTSIPVKKVSCISPGTNARSLPSWIDEFCQGVR, from the coding sequence ATGGACATTCAGAAGCTACGTCAATCTTTAAAACTGAAGTGGCTGAGTTACTGCGAGGAAAATCGTCCTTGGCTGGTCAAAATGCGAATCTGGCGCTCTTATGATGGTGTTAGACGACCATCATCTGGTTATATTTTGGCCACTCTGTCTGTTTTGGAACCGCAGTTAAAGCAAATACTGCCTTTCATCCTGGATTTGAATAATAATCCTGACCAAATAGTGGCGGCTTTAGGTCTTCATTTTAATCCAGAGGAAGAGTTACGTTTATTAAAATTACAGCGTGCTTCAGCTAAAAATCAGATTGTTAGTAAACCTCCTGTGAAGAATTCCTCTGTAAATACACTGTCAACCCAGAGTCATCGTCAGTCTTATCTAAATATTCAAGTATGTGAAAAGCCACCCACCATACCATCCCAGGAAAACAAACAAGTATTATTAGGAATTACTCCAGGTGTGGAACAAAAGCGCCAATCTGTTTCGGTGATTGCGGTAGCTACACCAGTGCGTTATCATTCTTCAAGCAAGTTGCTTTCTGGGTTTGGGGAAACACCCAGCCCAACTAACAAGTTAGCATCTGGGCGATCGCTCACTATGACTACACAAGTTTCCACTCAAAACAAAGAATCTAATGAAAACTGTAAATTTACGAGCATCCCAGTGAAAAAAGTCTCCTGTATTTCACCTGGTACTAATGCCCGTAGTTTACCTTCTTGGATAGACGAGTTTTGTCAGGGTGTGAGATGA